From the Conger conger chromosome 14, fConCon1.1, whole genome shotgun sequence genome, one window contains:
- the LOC133110475 gene encoding adipolin-like, whose protein sequence is MRCWPLAVAAAALWVQWLLLPQAQARKERRRQKEASPQHTEAHNSTLSNSEELDEGTKLAENQRVDPLGSWMDFVKRPVGNPAKCRKRKRPLPGPPGPPGPPGPQGPPGLPGAEVTQEALLQEFKDMIRKATDRRAEVDRRTSPSALPPALITLEGMTSYRRIQEAFHCRLKGPVIVDKKTLMELQTYQTPPAKGAFLRGAGMDLSTGRFTAQVTAIYQFSANIHIDHSEVKKSKAQLRARDNLRVLICIESLCHRYTSLETIVGLESNSKIFTVFVHGLLELQAGQYTSVFVDNGAGASVTIQNGSDFMGILIGV, encoded by the exons ATGAGGTGCTGGCCGCTGGCCGTGGCGGCCGCCGCGCTGTGGGTGCAGTGGCTCCTCCTGCCGCAGGCGCAGGccaggaaggagaggaggaggcagaAGGAGGCGAGCCCTCAGCACACGGAGGCGCACAACAGCACCCTGTCCAACAGCGAGGAGCTGGACGAAGGCACCAAG CTTGCAGAGAACCAGCGTGTGGACCCCCTCGGGTCCTGGATGGACTTTGTGAAGAGGCCAGTGGGAAACCCTGCTAAGTGCCGTAAGAGAAAAAGACCGCTG CCTGGACCCCCAGGCCCTCCGGGTCCCCCAGGGCCACAGGGGCCCCCAGGACTTCCTGGGGCAGAAGTGACCCAAGAGGCATTGCTCCAAGAATTCAAAGACATGATCCGAA AGGCcacagacagacgggcagaAGTGGACAGGAGGACCAGCCCCAGCGCACTGCCCCCAGCCCTGATCACCCTGGAGGGCATGACCTCATACAGGAGGATACAGGAGGCCTTCCACTGCAGGCTCAAGGGTCCCGTCATCGTGGACAAGAAAACCCTGATGGAGCTTCAAACATATCAGACA CCCCCAGCCAAAGGAGCCTTCCTCCGGGGCGCTGGGATGGACCTCTCCACCGGCCGCTTCACAGCGCAGGTCACTGCTATCTACCAGTTCTCCGCAAACATCCACATCG ACCACAGCGAGGTGAAGAAGAGCAAGGCCCAGCTGCGAGCGAGGGACAACCTGCGCGTGCTCATCTGCATCGAGTCGCTCTGCCACAGATACAC GTCCTTGGAGACGATTGTTGGCTTGGAAAGCAACAGCAAGATATTCACAGTGTTTGTCCATGGGCTTCTGGAACTACAG GCTGGGCAGTACACCTCCGTGTTTGTGGACAATGGAGCCGGGGCCTCAGTCACCATACAGAACGGCTCGGATTTCATGGGAATACTGATCGGCGTGTAG